The following is a genomic window from Strongyloides ratti genome assembly S_ratti_ED321, chromosome : 1.
GGAAGATTTTGGTGTTTGCAAAAAGtataattgtttatatacagataatagaaaattattaaaaaatgctGATGCAATAAtgtttaatgattttttttataattgtgatactgatatgaaaaatattgttaaaagaccaaaaaaaagtacacTTTATGTTAATGTTTTTTCTGAAAGTTTTGTTAGAAATAAGATAAGATTAGGAAAGTTATCATTACCATAtccaaaaaattattttaatcttaCATATACTTATTTACCAAATGGAGATATTTATAGATCATATGGAAATGACacatttcaaataaaaaatttaacatcacataatattcaaattttggAAGAAAAACTtcataaaagttttaaaaataagaaaaaagatataatttgGCTTGTTTCAAATTGTGAAACACCATCTGGAAGAATGATAGCAGTTAatgcattaaaaaaatatttaaatgtagtACAATATGGTtcatgtaataaaaaatctataaaattaagtgataatgaaaagaaaaaattatttgagaaacattatttttatatagcAAGTGAGAATACTGATTGTAAACATTATATAactgaaaaattttttgaacgttttttttatgattctATTCCAATTGTAAGTGTTAGGAAATTGTATGATGGATATGCTCCTCCTAATTCTTTTATTGCAATGGATGATTTTGAATCACCTCAAAAAATGggtgaatttttaaataaattaaaaaatgataaaaatgaatatttaaa
Proteins encoded in this region:
- a CDS encoding Alpha-(1,3)-fucosyltransferase C yields the protein MKCILIILLYLNFTSTLKSNKASKVLKKSKNPMFTILSWNSRWWEDFGVCKKYNCLYTDNRKLLKNADAIMFNDFFYNCDTDMKNIVKRPKKSTLYVNVFSESFVRNKIRLGKLSLPYPKNYFNLTYTYLPNGDIYRSYGNDTFQIKNLTSHNIQILEEKLHKSFKNKKKDIIWLVSNCETPSGRMIAVNALKKYLNVVQYGSCNKKSIKLSDNEKKKLFEKHYFYIASENTDCKHYITEKFFERFFYDSIPIVSVRKLYDGYAPPNSFIAMDDFESPQKMGEFLNKLKNDKNEYLKYFEYRKLGWVQKQEKFDSRCYICKELIKFYKSKKQRIYPDIKRWQKESNECLPNNYIPRKWKLTR